The proteins below are encoded in one region of Caulobacter henricii:
- the gor gene encoding glutathione-disulfide reductase encodes MTDYDFDLFVIGAGSGGVRAARVAAMSGAKVAVAEEYRVGGTCVVRGCIPKKFMVYASEVSSQLRTAAGYGWSIGDAGFEWTKFLQEKDVEIARLSGVYVTNLQKAGASLLHGRAQILDAHTVEVLAKEGSDDAGIYTARKILVATGGRPVRPNFPGAELGITSDEAFHLSTLPKSVLVVGGGYIAVEFAGIFNGLGVETTLLYRGANILRGFDDDVRMHLADELEKRGIKVVLGCSHRSIEMLDDGRLLSTLSNDLTFETSAVMFATGREPYTQGLGLEQAGVSLNDKGAVAVDAFSRTNIDSIWAVGDVTDRINLTPVAIREGAAFAQTEFYDNPTTFDHDMVASAVFSQPPVGSVGMSEAQARQAYGKVDIYRSVFRPMKATFYGGQERCLVKLVVKQDDERIVGVHVVGPDSPEIIQMAAIALKMGVTKPQWDSTCAVHPTLAEELVTMREKYAPSEMGT; translated from the coding sequence ATGACTGACTATGACTTCGACCTGTTTGTGATCGGCGCCGGTTCCGGTGGTGTGCGCGCGGCACGTGTGGCGGCGATGAGTGGTGCCAAAGTTGCTGTGGCCGAAGAGTATCGGGTGGGCGGCACATGCGTCGTACGTGGCTGCATTCCCAAAAAGTTCATGGTCTATGCCAGTGAGGTCTCGAGCCAGCTCAGAACCGCCGCCGGCTATGGCTGGTCTATTGGCGATGCGGGCTTCGAATGGACAAAGTTCCTGCAGGAGAAAGACGTCGAGATCGCCCGGCTGTCAGGCGTCTATGTCACCAATCTGCAAAAAGCTGGAGCTAGTCTCCTGCACGGTCGCGCTCAGATCCTTGACGCTCACACCGTCGAAGTCCTGGCCAAGGAGGGTAGTGACGACGCTGGGATCTACACCGCTCGCAAGATCCTGGTGGCAACGGGCGGCCGCCCTGTTCGCCCCAACTTTCCAGGCGCGGAGCTTGGGATCACGTCAGACGAGGCCTTCCATCTATCAACCCTGCCCAAGAGCGTACTGGTAGTAGGCGGCGGCTACATCGCTGTCGAGTTTGCCGGGATCTTCAACGGCTTGGGCGTCGAAACAACGCTTCTCTATCGCGGAGCCAACATCCTCCGCGGCTTCGACGACGACGTGCGAATGCACCTGGCCGACGAACTGGAGAAGCGCGGAATCAAGGTTGTCCTGGGCTGCTCCCACAGGAGCATCGAGATGCTGGATGACGGCCGCCTGCTGAGCACTCTGAGCAACGACCTGACCTTCGAAACCAGCGCGGTGATGTTCGCTACAGGCCGTGAGCCCTACACACAGGGCCTCGGTCTGGAGCAGGCCGGCGTGAGCCTGAACGACAAGGGCGCCGTCGCCGTCGATGCATTCTCCCGAACGAATATCGACAGCATCTGGGCTGTGGGCGATGTCACAGACCGGATCAATCTGACGCCCGTGGCGATCCGTGAGGGTGCCGCCTTTGCCCAGACCGAGTTCTACGACAACCCCACCACCTTTGATCATGACATGGTCGCCTCCGCCGTTTTCTCGCAGCCGCCGGTAGGCTCGGTCGGCATGAGCGAAGCCCAAGCTCGTCAGGCTTATGGCAAGGTCGACATCTATCGCTCCGTCTTCCGGCCCATGAAAGCCACCTTCTACGGTGGCCAGGAACGGTGCCTCGTCAAACTCGTCGTCAAGCAAGATGACGAGCGGATCGTGGGTGTCCACGTAGTTGGGCCTGACTCCCCTGAGATCATCCAGATGGCAGCGATCGCGCTAAAGATGGGCGTCACCAAACCTCAGTGGGACTCCACCTGCGCGGTCCACCCGACCCTGGCCGAGGAACTGGTCACGATGCGCGAGAAGTACGCGCCGTCCGAGATGGGAACTTAG
- a CDS encoding pyridoxamine 5'-phosphate oxidase family protein — MTYGDPTRWPHDRSPFHEGEQALQERLGLRAKIEATGRKIIRGQMPDQHRTFFEQLPIVVLGSRDVSGQPWATLLDGTPGFIKSPSPVELTIAATFSHGDPAAEGVATGQPVGLLGIELHTRRRNRMNGRISARGPEGFSIAVDQSFGNCPQYIQGRNFEHVDQALISQRAAPERTAGLSREAASLVASADTFFIASAHTDKAAQDPVHGVDVSHRGGKPGFVRVQGDVLTIPDFLGNFLFNTLGNILVEPRVGLVFPDFSNGDLWHLSATAKIIWEGPEVDGFAGAERLLQFTVVETVKVAASLSIRAVGEVEPSPYLDKTGSWEAVDASGWGKKEFRPFRVAWAEPETETVRSVVLKPLDGGSVPVHRAGQHIFVRLNVNGSQDLRPYTVSDAANGSSYRISVKRQGRFSEAVHQLKIGDVVELLPPRGDFVFDEAAPRPAVLLSAGIGVTPMIAMINRILVNNGRSRSQQRLWFFHGARNSLDHAFRHHMIDKSSRHSNLTIVTAYNEPLPGDVLGRDYDVNGWVNLDLLKAKLPFDDYEFYLCGPPPFMDALSKGLLGMGVRPERIHSEAFGPAAIKPAAVGASLGSKATPPSSGAAAKADGHAAEVEFQASGKRATWRSGEGTLLELAEREGLKPIHSCRSGTCGVCAVKLIQGSVDYVNNPTAPCEDDEVLICSAVPSRSDDDASVSIVLDV, encoded by the coding sequence GTGACATATGGCGATCCAACGCGTTGGCCCCACGACCGCTCTCCATTCCATGAGGGCGAACAGGCGCTTCAGGAACGCCTGGGCTTAAGGGCGAAGATTGAAGCAACCGGCAGAAAGATCATCCGCGGTCAGATGCCCGATCAGCATCGGACCTTCTTCGAGCAACTGCCCATTGTCGTCCTGGGGTCGCGCGATGTCTCGGGCCAGCCTTGGGCAACGCTTCTTGACGGCACCCCTGGCTTCATCAAGTCACCCTCTCCAGTCGAGCTAACCATTGCTGCAACATTTTCCCATGGCGACCCTGCCGCAGAGGGCGTGGCGACGGGACAACCGGTAGGGCTGCTCGGCATCGAGCTCCACACCCGGCGACGTAACCGAATGAACGGTCGGATCTCGGCGCGAGGGCCCGAGGGCTTTTCGATCGCTGTGGACCAGAGCTTTGGCAACTGCCCGCAGTACATTCAGGGTCGCAATTTCGAACATGTGGACCAGGCACTGATCAGCCAGCGTGCCGCCCCCGAGCGAACAGCTGGACTATCCCGTGAAGCCGCATCGCTCGTGGCGAGCGCTGACACGTTCTTCATCGCCTCGGCGCACACAGATAAGGCTGCACAAGATCCCGTTCATGGCGTGGATGTTTCCCATCGCGGCGGCAAACCCGGCTTTGTTCGCGTTCAGGGTGATGTTCTCACCATCCCGGATTTTCTGGGGAACTTCCTGTTCAACACCCTGGGCAACATCCTCGTCGAACCGCGAGTCGGGCTGGTCTTCCCCGACTTTTCGAACGGCGATCTTTGGCATCTCTCGGCAACGGCCAAAATCATTTGGGAAGGTCCCGAAGTTGACGGCTTTGCCGGTGCCGAGCGGCTCTTGCAGTTCACCGTGGTAGAAACGGTGAAAGTTGCCGCCAGCCTTTCAATACGCGCCGTCGGAGAGGTGGAACCGTCTCCCTACCTGGACAAAACCGGGTCATGGGAAGCTGTGGATGCCAGCGGCTGGGGCAAGAAGGAATTCAGGCCCTTCCGCGTTGCGTGGGCGGAGCCTGAAACCGAGACTGTCAGATCGGTTGTCCTGAAGCCACTGGATGGCGGAAGCGTACCCGTGCACAGAGCAGGGCAGCATATATTCGTGCGCCTTAACGTAAATGGCAGCCAGGACCTGCGCCCATATACGGTTTCTGACGCAGCCAATGGTTCAAGCTACCGCATAAGCGTCAAGCGGCAGGGCCGTTTTTCGGAAGCAGTCCACCAGCTGAAGATCGGTGATGTGGTGGAACTTCTCCCCCCCCGTGGAGACTTTGTTTTTGACGAGGCCGCGCCGCGGCCGGCCGTCCTGCTCTCGGCAGGTATTGGGGTTACGCCGATGATCGCCATGATCAATCGGATACTCGTCAATAATGGCCGCAGCCGCTCGCAACAGCGCCTTTGGTTCTTCCATGGCGCTCGCAACAGCCTGGACCATGCCTTCCGCCACCACATGATCGACAAGAGCTCAAGGCATAGCAACCTGACCATAGTCACGGCCTACAATGAGCCGTTGCCAGGTGATGTCTTGGGGCGCGACTACGACGTCAATGGTTGGGTGAACCTCGATCTGCTGAAGGCCAAGCTGCCTTTCGACGACTACGAGTTCTACCTCTGCGGGCCGCCGCCGTTTATGGATGCCCTGTCAAAAGGCCTGCTGGGGATGGGTGTACGCCCAGAGCGTATCCATTCGGAGGCATTTGGCCCCGCCGCGATCAAGCCTGCTGCTGTAGGGGCATCTCTCGGTTCGAAAGCAACGCCTCCCTCATCTGGCGCGGCGGCTAAGGCTGACGGTCATGCAGCAGAGGTGGAGTTCCAGGCGAGCGGCAAGCGCGCGACATGGCGGTCTGGCGAAGGAACACTTCTCGAACTGGCCGAACGCGAGGGCCTCAAGCCCATTCATAGTTGCCGGTCGGGTACGTGCGGAGTGTGCGCGGTTAAGCTGATCCAGGGCTCGGTCGATTATGTGAACAACCCGACTGCGCCCTGTGAAGATGATGAAGTCCTGATCTGCAGCGCTGTACCGAGCCGTAGTGACGATGACGCCTCTGTATCGATTGTCCTCGACGTCTAG
- a CDS encoding glutathione S-transferase family protein, with protein sequence MQFYRFPLSGHSHRVELFLSLIGAPAEFVEVDLRKGAHKQADFLELNSLGQVPVLKDGDVVVADSNAILVYLAKKFERTDWLPEDAATAAKVQRWLSIAAGQIASGPAAARLITVFGAGLNATEVIARAHAILQVMDAELAKSDFLAGNSPTIADVAAYTYVAHAPEGNVALDSYKNVVAWLARVETLSGFVPMQSTPVGLVK encoded by the coding sequence ATGCAATTCTACCGCTTCCCGCTGTCGGGCCACTCCCACCGCGTCGAACTCTTCCTGTCCCTGATCGGAGCCCCGGCTGAGTTCGTCGAGGTTGACCTGCGCAAGGGCGCTCACAAGCAAGCCGACTTCCTTGAGCTCAATTCCCTGGGCCAAGTCCCCGTCCTGAAGGACGGCGATGTTGTCGTCGCGGACTCCAATGCGATCCTCGTCTACCTGGCCAAGAAGTTCGAGCGCACCGACTGGCTTCCTGAAGACGCTGCGACTGCCGCCAAGGTGCAGCGCTGGCTGTCGATCGCTGCAGGCCAGATCGCCTCCGGTCCGGCGGCGGCGCGACTGATCACCGTGTTTGGCGCGGGTCTCAACGCAACCGAAGTCATCGCTCGCGCCCATGCCATTCTCCAGGTGATGGACGCCGAACTGGCCAAGTCGGACTTCCTGGCCGGCAACAGCCCCACCATCGCTGACGTGGCGGCCTATACCTACGTGGCCCACGCACCGGAGGGCAACGTAGCCCTGGACAGCTACAAGAACGTTGTAGCCTGGCTGGCGCGCGTCGAGACGCTTTCGGGCTTCGTGCCGATGCAAAGCACCCCGGTCGGTCTGGTCAAATGA
- the mug gene encoding G/U mismatch-specific DNA glycosylase, whose protein sequence is MTKALPDIVGPDLNLLFCGLNPGLTAAATGRHFAGRGNRFWKVLHLSGFTPRLLTPEQDLELLKYGLGLTCVVDRPTAEAREVRDEEFVRAAQDVELRVRAANPRYVAFLGKQAYAAILGNTAIEWGEQSRTFGGCKVWLLPNPSGRNRAFSTSELVSAYAALCRACLRPNLLAPELSIGLSGPD, encoded by the coding sequence ATGACCAAAGCTCTGCCAGACATAGTCGGGCCTGACCTGAACCTTCTATTCTGCGGCCTGAATCCGGGCCTGACTGCTGCCGCTACGGGGCGGCACTTTGCCGGACGGGGAAACCGGTTCTGGAAGGTCCTCCACCTTTCGGGTTTCACACCACGGCTTCTGACCCCCGAACAGGACCTCGAACTCCTGAAGTATGGCTTAGGGCTGACGTGCGTTGTCGACCGCCCGACTGCTGAGGCGCGTGAGGTTCGGGACGAGGAGTTTGTTCGCGCAGCTCAAGACGTTGAACTGCGCGTGCGAGCGGCGAACCCGCGATATGTGGCCTTCCTTGGAAAGCAGGCTTACGCAGCTATCCTGGGCAACACGGCTATCGAATGGGGTGAGCAGTCCCGGACTTTCGGTGGCTGTAAGGTCTGGTTGCTGCCCAATCCCAGTGGCCGTAATCGTGCGTTCAGCACATCCGAGCTCGTTTCGGCCTATGCAGCGCTTTGTCGCGCCTGTTTACGGCCAAACCTGCTCGCACCAGAACTTTCGATAGGTTTATCAGGCCCCGATTAG
- the cynS gene encoding cyanase → MTRDGLTEKILDIKRQRDLKWSDICAHALPLSPVLTVGALLGQMRLGPDAAVKVGTFLALTSDEIKMLGEVPNRGMPMPPTDPLLYRFYELLMVNGPAWKALIEEEFGDGIMSAIDFNLDLGRQIDPKGDRVRLVMSGKFLPFKYYETDHDAAFSVMLD, encoded by the coding sequence GTGACGCGTGATGGGCTGACCGAAAAGATACTGGATATCAAGCGCCAGCGGGACCTGAAGTGGAGCGACATCTGCGCCCACGCCCTGCCACTTTCCCCCGTCCTGACTGTCGGTGCCCTGTTGGGCCAAATGAGGCTGGGGCCAGACGCAGCGGTCAAGGTTGGCACCTTTCTCGCGCTCACTAGTGACGAGATCAAAATGCTGGGCGAGGTCCCGAACCGCGGCATGCCCATGCCGCCCACCGATCCTTTGCTCTACCGCTTCTATGAGCTGCTGATGGTCAATGGGCCGGCTTGGAAAGCGCTGATCGAGGAAGAGTTTGGCGACGGCATAATGTCTGCCATCGATTTCAACCTCGATCTCGGTCGCCAGATCGACCCCAAAGGTGATCGCGTGCGGCTGGTGATGAGCGGCAAGTTTCTACCCTTCAAATACTACGAGACGGATCACGACGCCGCGTTCTCCGTGATGCTGGATTGA
- a CDS encoding class I SAM-dependent DNA methyltransferase, with protein sequence MRWPKVKQLEAILETVDRRRDVRMVDTLEYDIPQQLVAMLDGCADTYMEALDLGCGAGQVLAALERRVGRATGVDTSGTLLERAAQCGYDALTQDDVLEFCEKCQTRFDLVLATNVLNYFGELNRLFSEIHRLLVPGGHFAFSVERGDRSWALQESGRFSHGLSYLTQLAQERFDVLDCRMARIGNDGGRAVIGLLQVWRRL encoded by the coding sequence GTGCGGTGGCCGAAGGTCAAGCAGCTCGAAGCCATTCTCGAAACCGTCGACAGGCGGCGTGATGTCAGGATGGTCGATACGCTTGAATACGACATTCCGCAGCAGCTCGTTGCCATGCTGGACGGTTGCGCAGACACCTACATGGAAGCGCTCGACCTGGGATGTGGCGCGGGCCAAGTGCTCGCCGCCCTTGAGAGGCGGGTGGGGCGCGCTACCGGGGTTGATACCTCCGGAACTTTGTTGGAGCGCGCGGCGCAATGTGGATACGACGCACTGACCCAGGACGATGTTCTGGAGTTCTGCGAGAAATGTCAGACGCGATTTGACTTGGTGCTTGCCACCAACGTGCTGAACTACTTCGGCGAATTGAACAGGTTGTTTTCGGAGATACACCGTCTGCTGGTGCCCGGCGGTCATTTCGCCTTTAGCGTTGAACGCGGCGACAGAAGTTGGGCTCTGCAGGAGTCAGGGCGGTTTAGCCACGGCTTGTCCTATCTCACCCAGTTGGCGCAGGAGCGTTTTGACGTCCTCGACTGTCGGATGGCTCGGATCGGCAATGATGGGGGCAGGGCGGTGATTGGCCTGCTTCAGGTTTGGAGGCGTCTCTAA
- a CDS encoding DUF2282 domain-containing protein, producing MSISRSAFLAGVLAVALTPVVASAADRPARDKCYGVSLAGYNDCAAGPGTSCAGTSKVDYQGNAWKLVPKGTCTTMKSPTSATGFGQLSPFTAKPKA from the coding sequence ATGTCGATAAGCCGTTCGGCCTTCCTGGCGGGTGTGCTCGCCGTTGCCCTGACCCCCGTGGTTGCTTCCGCCGCAGACCGCCCGGCCCGTGACAAGTGCTACGGAGTATCCCTTGCTGGATACAACGATTGCGCAGCGGGACCCGGGACCTCGTGTGCCGGAACATCCAAGGTCGACTACCAGGGCAATGCCTGGAAGCTGGTTCCCAAGGGCACTTGCACCACCATGAAGTCACCGACTTCGGCCACTGGCTTTGGCCAGCTCAGCCCCTTTACGGCCAAGCCGAAGGCTTAG
- a CDS encoding DUF692 domain-containing protein — protein sequence MHPGHHERTAGGGLPPAAVGLGLRREHASELLSRRAEVGFIEVHAENYMAAGGAARDLLERLSAIYPISLHGVALSLGGVEPPDRGHLLALKELVDWVRPAAVSEHLAWSAHDGVYFNDLLPVSYSYAALARISDNINIVQDFIGRAIMLENPARYYHLAGGDIEETEFLQKLSERTGCGLLLDINNVFVSAQNLGFSASRYLENFPIDLIGEIHLAGHDSIILETGGRKLLDSHGAPISDPVWELYFDLLARIGPRPTLIERDNDVPPFEELVSELRRARRLLGQVGGDHV from the coding sequence GTGCACCCTGGGCACCATGAGCGCACGGCCGGCGGCGGGCTTCCGCCCGCCGCCGTGGGCCTTGGCCTTCGACGCGAGCATGCCTCGGAATTGCTATCGCGTCGTGCCGAAGTTGGTTTCATTGAGGTACATGCTGAGAACTACATGGCAGCCGGCGGCGCAGCCCGGGACCTGCTAGAGCGGCTCTCTGCGATCTATCCGATTTCCCTGCATGGGGTGGCTCTCTCGCTCGGGGGGGTGGAACCGCCAGACCGTGGACATCTGCTTGCTTTGAAAGAGCTCGTGGACTGGGTCCGTCCCGCCGCAGTCTCGGAACACTTGGCCTGGTCTGCTCATGATGGTGTCTATTTCAACGACCTGTTGCCGGTTTCCTACAGTTATGCCGCACTCGCGCGCATCAGCGATAACATCAATATAGTTCAAGATTTTATTGGTCGGGCGATCATGCTCGAGAATCCGGCCCGCTACTATCACCTGGCCGGGGGGGATATTGAGGAAACGGAGTTTCTTCAGAAATTATCCGAACGCACGGGCTGCGGGCTGCTACTGGACATCAACAATGTCTTTGTTTCGGCTCAAAATCTTGGGTTTTCGGCGTCCAGGTACCTCGAAAACTTCCCGATTGATCTCATAGGTGAAATTCATCTCGCTGGACACGATAGCATCATCCTCGAGACAGGGGGACGAAAGCTGCTCGACAGTCATGGCGCGCCGATCTCTGATCCAGTCTGGGAGCTCTATTTCGACCTACTGGCACGGATTGGGCCTCGCCCCACTCTAATCGAGCGCGATAACGACGTGCCACCCTTTGAGGAGCTCGTGTCTGAGCTGCGACGCGCTCGGCGGCTGCTGGGTCAGGTCGGCGGCGATCATGTCTGA
- a CDS encoding DNA-binding domain-containing protein, which translates to MSEITRIAQAVLSRGPASPEIGPAFEIYRNNYRQGLARALAQSFPVVQLLVGDAFFGAMALEYVELTPPTSRLLRAYGETFADFIGRFAPAATVPYLADVAKLEFALVQSFYADDLEDEPIRDLAAIGVESQLQWRSSTQLIGSQYPIVSIWRAHIAGEHLDGLDWLPESGLIVRDGHAVGIQTLRAAEAQLADLFRVPTSLVSALEVLGPEEAPAAAQAIRRLLDLNALRLFQ; encoded by the coding sequence ATGTCTGAGATTACGAGAATTGCCCAGGCCGTGTTGTCACGTGGGCCAGCCTCGCCCGAAATCGGGCCAGCGTTTGAAATCTATCGCAACAACTATCGGCAGGGGCTGGCTCGCGCCTTGGCGCAGAGTTTTCCAGTCGTCCAACTGCTCGTGGGTGACGCTTTTTTTGGTGCCATGGCGCTGGAGTATGTCGAGCTTACGCCGCCGACTTCGCGCCTCCTGCGAGCCTATGGCGAAACCTTTGCCGATTTCATAGGGAGGTTTGCGCCTGCGGCAACGGTCCCCTACCTGGCGGATGTCGCCAAGCTAGAGTTCGCGCTGGTTCAGAGCTTCTATGCCGACGATCTTGAAGATGAACCCATTCGGGATCTCGCCGCGATCGGGGTTGAGAGCCAACTCCAGTGGCGTAGTTCCACTCAATTGATCGGCTCGCAGTACCCGATCGTCTCCATCTGGCGGGCTCACATAGCTGGTGAACACCTCGATGGTCTCGATTGGCTGCCTGAAAGTGGTCTGATCGTTCGCGATGGCCATGCCGTTGGCATTCAAACGCTACGGGCTGCTGAAGCCCAACTCGCGGACCTTTTTCGCGTCCCAACCTCACTCGTATCGGCCCTCGAAGTTCTCGGTCCGGAAGAAGCGCCGGCTGCGGCCCAGGCCATCCGACGCCTACTCGACCTCAATGCCCTTCGCCTTTTTCAATGA
- a CDS encoding DoxX family protein: protein MHDHIHPNGGFLVRAHHQMEAMLNRVPPSVTRLLLRWGLAGVFCTSARTKVDGLLTVSDSAKYLFAEEYRLPLIDPDLAAHLATYAEHAFALSLILGLATRLSAFGIIVMTLVIQLFVYPDAFLGVHLGWFAMAFAIVTSGPGAISLDHLLRTRFVR from the coding sequence ATGCACGATCATATTCACCCCAACGGTGGCTTCCTTGTAAGAGCCCATCACCAGATGGAGGCTATGCTCAACAGGGTCCCGCCCAGCGTTACGCGGCTGCTGCTGCGCTGGGGCCTGGCAGGCGTCTTCTGCACTTCCGCCCGCACCAAGGTTGATGGGCTGCTGACGGTCTCCGATAGCGCCAAGTACCTTTTTGCCGAAGAGTATCGCTTGCCGTTGATCGATCCCGATCTGGCGGCCCATCTGGCGACCTACGCGGAGCATGCCTTCGCGCTGAGCCTCATTCTAGGCTTGGCAACGCGGCTCTCGGCCTTCGGCATAATCGTGATGACCTTGGTTATTCAGCTGTTCGTCTATCCGGACGCCTTTCTTGGCGTGCATCTAGGTTGGTTCGCCATGGCCTTCGCCATTGTGACTTCGGGGCCTGGCGCGATCTCTCTGGATCACCTTTTGCGGACGAGGTTTGTCCGATGA
- a CDS encoding TlpA family protein disulfide reductase, which produces MSGIQINRRTVFGLAALAGAGSARAQTGQVGLGSPSLVFGFSGRAAAAGRFADRHGHEKQLADFRGRVVLLNLWSSWCGPCRIEMPSLDRLAAAFAGELAVLPVSFDGRGWPAVDDFWGNRFANLTPYLAKDNALTESYGALGLPFSVLIDRTGREVARLPRAAEWDRGAYRSLIAKTVLTQR; this is translated from the coding sequence ATGAGCGGAATTCAGATCAACCGCCGCACGGTATTTGGCCTTGCCGCCCTGGCAGGTGCCGGCTCGGCGAGGGCCCAGACGGGCCAGGTCGGTCTCGGCTCTCCGTCACTGGTTTTCGGCTTTTCAGGGCGGGCCGCCGCTGCTGGGCGTTTTGCGGATCGGCATGGGCACGAAAAGCAGCTGGCCGACTTTCGAGGGCGTGTTGTGCTTCTGAACCTATGGTCGTCCTGGTGTGGGCCGTGTCGCATCGAAATGCCGAGCCTTGATCGCTTGGCCGCTGCTTTCGCCGGCGAGCTTGCCGTGCTTCCGGTCTCGTTTGATGGGCGCGGGTGGCCTGCCGTCGATGACTTCTGGGGAAATCGCTTTGCAAACCTGACGCCCTATCTGGCCAAGGACAATGCGCTCACTGAAAGCTACGGCGCGCTTGGACTTCCATTTTCGGTGTTGATCGATCGGACGGGGCGTGAGGTTGCGCGGCTGCCGCGTGCGGCAGAGTGGGACCGCGGTGCCTATAGGTCTCTGATCGCCAAGACCGTTCTGACGCAGCGTTGA
- a CDS encoding LysR family transcriptional regulator, with protein MARLQAMQVFVKVAESGGFAEAARQLNMSPPAVTRAVALLEEGLGVRLFTRTTRVVRLTEVGQRYFDDCQKILSYVEEADAMASGAYSEPKGSLTVTAPVLFGQMYVMPILQDYLDQNTQVVGKSLFLDRSTNLVEEGIDVAVRIGHLSDSGLSAIRVGQVRRVVCGAPAYFEQHGAPSVPQDLGEHRIIAATSAWSNLEWRFGRERKISTVVEPRLFCNSNQAVIDAARAGWGLTRILSYQIGTALRDGDLQVVLADYEEEPLPIHVVHPEGRRASAKVRAFVDLAVDRLRANRLLN; from the coding sequence GTGGCGCGCCTCCAGGCTATGCAAGTCTTTGTCAAGGTCGCCGAAAGCGGTGGATTTGCCGAAGCCGCTCGGCAGTTGAATATGAGCCCTCCGGCCGTTACGAGAGCTGTGGCCCTTCTAGAGGAAGGGCTGGGAGTTCGTCTGTTTACACGTACGACGCGGGTCGTTCGTCTGACTGAAGTCGGACAGCGCTACTTTGATGACTGTCAAAAGATACTTTCATACGTGGAAGAGGCCGACGCCATGGCGTCGGGAGCCTATAGCGAACCAAAAGGCAGCCTCACGGTCACGGCTCCGGTTCTATTCGGACAGATGTATGTGATGCCGATCTTGCAGGACTACCTGGACCAAAACACTCAGGTCGTCGGCAAATCCCTGTTCCTCGACAGAAGCACAAACCTTGTAGAGGAAGGCATCGATGTCGCGGTGCGGATCGGCCACCTCAGCGACTCCGGTCTGTCAGCGATCCGAGTGGGTCAGGTGAGACGGGTGGTCTGCGGTGCACCGGCATACTTCGAGCAGCACGGAGCCCCAAGCGTTCCGCAAGACCTCGGCGAGCACCGGATAATCGCGGCGACGAGCGCGTGGAGCAATCTCGAATGGCGGTTTGGTCGCGAACGCAAAATCTCAACCGTGGTCGAACCGCGCCTGTTCTGTAACAGCAACCAGGCCGTCATTGACGCAGCGCGAGCCGGCTGGGGACTAACCCGAATACTCTCCTATCAAATCGGCACGGCCCTTCGCGATGGCGATCTGCAGGTTGTTCTAGCCGACTACGAGGAAGAGCCGTTGCCGATCCATGTGGTCCATCCAGAAGGGCGACGCGCTTCTGCCAAGGTACGCGCCTTTGTCGATCTCGCCGTTGATAGGCTAAGAGCCAACCGCCTCCTGAACTAG
- a CDS encoding YHS domain-containing (seleno)protein, with protein MSYKAARAIIGAVSLMIAAPVLTTQAHAIVPTSTSAVNTDTANLALRGYDPVAYFSAGKPTLGEARYSAKFNGATYHFASAANLKMFKASPAAYAPQYGGFCAMGVALEKKLDGDPMVWKIVDKKLYLNVNPDVFTAWSRDIPGNLVKAEENWPEIKNKTPDSL; from the coding sequence ATGTCCTATAAAGCCGCTCGCGCCATTATCGGCGCTGTCAGCCTGATGATCGCCGCCCCCGTTCTCACGACCCAGGCCCACGCCATCGTTCCCACCTCGACGTCGGCCGTGAACACCGACACCGCCAATCTGGCCCTGCGCGGCTATGATCCGGTCGCCTATTTCAGCGCCGGCAAGCCGACCCTGGGTGAAGCCCGCTATTCGGCCAAGTTCAACGGTGCCACCTATCACTTCGCTTCGGCCGCGAACCTGAAGATGTTCAAGGCCAGCCCGGCGGCATACGCACCGCAATATGGTGGCTTCTGCGCTATGGGCGTGGCGCTCGAGAAGAAGCTCGATGGCGATCCGATGGTCTGGAAGATCGTCGACAAGAAGCTCTATCTCAACGTCAACCCGGACGTCTTCACCGCCTGGAGCCGCGACATCCCGGGCAACCTGGTCAAGGCCGAGGAGAACTGGCCCGAGATCAAGAACAAGACACCCGATAGCCTGTAG